Proteins encoded in a region of the Longimicrobium sp. genome:
- a CDS encoding ATP-binding cassette domain-containing protein, with protein sequence MSSATASQTPPSDALAIRCRGLHKRFGDTVAVKALDLDVRQGECLGLLGPNGAGKTTTIEILEGLQERDGGEVEILGMAWEREPQRIRERLGVQLQESEFPDRATAEEIPLRQPGAHGRGIRADLMAIHECHGSTATGRCSAPKTCRRFR encoded by the coding sequence ATGAGCTCCGCAACCGCGTCGCAAACCCCGCCGTCCGACGCACTCGCCATCCGCTGCCGCGGCCTGCACAAGAGGTTCGGCGACACGGTGGCGGTGAAGGCGCTGGACCTGGACGTGCGCCAGGGCGAGTGCCTGGGGCTGCTGGGGCCGAACGGGGCGGGGAAGACCACCACCATCGAGATCCTGGAAGGGCTGCAGGAGCGCGACGGCGGCGAGGTGGAGATCCTGGGGATGGCGTGGGAGCGCGAGCCGCAGCGCATCCGCGAGCGGCTGGGGGTGCAGCTGCAGGAGAGCGAGTTTCCCGACCGCGCCACGGCCGAGGAGATCCCACTTCGGCAGCCTGGAGCACATGGACGAGGAATTCGCGCCGACTTGATGGCTATCCATGAGTGCCATGGGAGCACAGCGACCGGGCGTTGTTCGGCGCCGAAGACATGCCGAAGATTCCGTTGA
- a CDS encoding TlpA disulfide reductase family protein: MGKPAPEFESVALEGGKPVSLSELRGKPVLLNVWATWCHPCREEIPALQKIHQARPGLAVIGVSVDDPGQEEEIRAFLRGFGARYAIWLDPEQRVSSTFATVGVPTTFLIGADGTILWKHVGPVRADDPALNRALDRELGG, translated from the coding sequence GTGGGGAAGCCGGCGCCGGAGTTCGAGTCCGTGGCGCTGGAGGGGGGGAAGCCGGTGTCGCTCAGCGAATTGCGCGGGAAGCCGGTGCTGCTGAACGTGTGGGCCACCTGGTGCCACCCCTGCCGCGAGGAGATCCCCGCGCTCCAAAAGATCCACCAGGCGCGCCCGGGGCTGGCGGTGATCGGCGTCAGTGTCGACGATCCGGGGCAGGAGGAGGAGATCCGCGCCTTTCTGCGCGGCTTCGGCGCGCGCTACGCCATCTGGCTGGACCCGGAACAGCGCGTCTCGTCCACCTTTGCCACTGTCGGCGTTCCGACCACCTTTCTCATCGGAGCGGACGGCACCATCCTGTGGAAGCACGTCGGCCCCGTGCGCGCCGACGATCCCGCGCTCAACCGCGCGCTGGACAGGGAGCTCGGCGGCTGA
- a CDS encoding sialidase family protein → MTTQRSRSLAAALALLSAACGGEAGGKKNDAQALGQPAELPSPAPEGSTAPNLVTDAEGRVYLSWTEPRPDSAHALRFAVLESGRWSAPRTVAEGRGWFVNWADFPSLLPLKGGAMAAHWLQRSGKEKYAYEVRVARSADGGQSWGPSVVPHRDGTPTEHGFVSMWAAQGDSVGVAWLDGRKYAGREEGDAAAEMAIMTTRIGADGGAAPESPLDERTCDCCQTAMAVTSDGPLVAYRDRTTDEIRDIYFTRLAGGRWTAPRPVHPDGWKIPACPVNGPALSADGRRVAIAWFTAARDTPRVHVAFSEDAGANWSAPLRVDGGTPAGHADVKLVDGGALVSWIERSAAGPAEVRVRRVARDGALGEPRTLGGVPERSVPRMAVGGNSVVFAWTAPGKPSRVQTARMELGR, encoded by the coding sequence ATGACCACGCAACGCAGCCGGTCCCTTGCCGCCGCCCTGGCGCTGCTCTCCGCGGCGTGCGGCGGCGAAGCGGGGGGGAAGAAGAACGACGCGCAAGCTCTCGGCCAGCCCGCCGAGCTCCCGTCGCCCGCGCCGGAGGGGAGCACGGCGCCCAACCTGGTCACCGATGCCGAAGGCCGTGTTTATCTCTCGTGGACGGAGCCGCGGCCGGACTCCGCGCATGCCCTGCGCTTCGCCGTGCTGGAGAGCGGTCGGTGGTCCGCGCCGCGCACCGTGGCCGAGGGGCGCGGGTGGTTCGTCAACTGGGCGGACTTCCCCTCGCTCCTCCCGCTGAAGGGCGGCGCGATGGCCGCGCACTGGCTGCAGCGGAGCGGAAAGGAGAAGTACGCCTACGAGGTGCGCGTGGCCCGCTCCGCCGATGGCGGCCAGAGCTGGGGCCCCTCCGTCGTCCCGCATCGTGACGGGACGCCCACGGAGCACGGCTTCGTCTCGATGTGGGCCGCGCAGGGCGACTCGGTGGGCGTGGCGTGGCTGGATGGCCGCAAGTACGCCGGCCGCGAGGAGGGCGACGCCGCCGCCGAAATGGCGATCATGACCACACGCATCGGCGCGGATGGCGGGGCCGCGCCCGAGAGCCCGCTGGACGAGCGCACCTGCGACTGCTGCCAGACCGCCATGGCCGTCACCAGCGACGGCCCGCTGGTGGCGTACCGCGACCGCACCACCGACGAGATCCGCGACATCTACTTCACGCGCCTGGCCGGCGGTCGCTGGACGGCGCCCCGCCCCGTGCACCCGGACGGCTGGAAGATCCCCGCCTGTCCCGTGAACGGCCCCGCCCTCTCCGCCGATGGGCGCCGCGTCGCCATCGCCTGGTTCACCGCCGCCCGCGACACGCCGCGCGTGCACGTCGCCTTCTCCGAGGACGCGGGCGCCAACTGGAGTGCCCCCCTGCGCGTGGACGGCGGCACCCCCGCCGGCCACGCGGACGTCAAGCTCGTGGACGGCGGCGCCCTCGTGAGCTGGATCGAGCGCTCCGCGGCCGGCCCCGCCGAGGTGCGCGTGCGGCGCGTGGCCCGCGACGGCGCGCTGGGCGAGCCGCGAACGCTGGGCGGCGTGCCGGAGCGCTCGGTGCCGCGCATGGCAGTCGGCGGCAACTCCGTCGTCTTCGCCTGGACGGCGCCCGGCAAGCCGTCGCGCGTGCAGACCGCGCGCATGGAGCTGGGGCGGTGA
- a CDS encoding P-loop NTPase fold protein gives MPTSADVVKGVLDREIGSVEDDAFGHHHFASALSGYVEGGYSPPYSIGLLGKWGTGKSTIKRLYLTGLENDAHLPVGGTRRNERIRPITFNAWRHGGDDIKRALLRHVYLELGGSEEDLYDHLFRSKTRTSLEKRTAYDFFMDVWDRYAVGPAQIAAIFLVVIGALFALNSLGFFPDANLKALAAIVAVVSIPVLAKILFDPRREPVRRYTNVTRVEAPRASAEQYEDVLREQLRHYKEGPGKKVERLVIFVDDLDRLSAEEMVSGLDAVRCFMEIPTDLLPKGFGIVFVISCDEERIAEALGRRKRSDSKDLPGAIFNRSDARRYLDRIFQFRLEIPQFAKQDMRSYGLSLFRTHLSDLATKLEQRGVHLEDVIARLVHMGVGSPRNALQLLNAYAQSWWVAERRERDGAGTDILGGLEGGVVTGNPIALAAICALRVDFPDFYDGLEREPRLITGFTQVFIHAQSIQDQPETVRELLASYAETGGEAGHLVVRAEHRALRQFLSSLVGLQWPNTIRPLLSLSQDPIARRYGDDAPRIYEAFVSGDPAGVLEALGLAHDRRSLDAKAVRLIRDFVEELHRESRVAQENAYATLAELAERLPSEEARLLLTPLSRSLENSDTLRERIPVAKASMVADALLPADRRRLTGAYIRDLLLPNGDLQLRVRNGRKLTLDEAVTTVREAVDFALVTFRRDGLEDADREHLLNWLEVRHVSVDGQGYEFEFEDLEAWIASAEAPLLAVWGPTYTELLIRHLKASPAASWKPAFQARAERVFAEMLDGPEASQATLWEQMSSLLDVRNADAVQYAWTFTRDRVRHADDRALASCMISLARRLTREMNEPEDWSLDWKEGAEVLLSLVGTQRNVMDEGFLTDFEELILVWSGNVSTAIFAVRAIDLVPAPVRARIRDEWANRAMESLPLPCVRWVAEHFDDLSTDKATAVSTALTALLKPGGMDAEEFEHYSTFMRALPWKHLLATPISNHVSRALARMHQSPATAPLAVQVFEVVAAMMRRDPVPGAAPALEQTFAMLAQNNLGTALFHSKMVDAWPKTGGDYGDYDPGRIFDWGVACGTRDPDVENVGALLASLQSMVERGVVPRDRVPSLLELAGAVWPNARTEARDVMLAFREIASAVALASLADSIDPADSLAMDDLRRVWAHAAAECSISTERAVAASILAESARMAGGFPQGDWALWLWIEVNEDQARLLSDLLFDNALNDAQRLRVWAQITTRSEQLGPGFFGRVLVPILSRSDLPKTTRAVLESAPTITALLPRLADRNSLARTLLAGFPDYPLDSTAGGVIEWIKAMGAGSVVKDNMIEEFPEHVRERLRTSFARKAQRGKTGR, from the coding sequence ATGCCCACTTCCGCTGATGTCGTGAAAGGAGTTCTCGACCGCGAGATTGGTTCGGTCGAAGACGACGCGTTCGGGCATCACCACTTCGCGAGCGCGCTCTCCGGATACGTGGAAGGGGGATACTCACCGCCATATAGCATCGGGCTGCTCGGCAAGTGGGGCACTGGCAAGAGCACCATCAAGCGGCTCTACCTCACCGGTCTCGAAAACGATGCACACCTGCCGGTGGGGGGGACGCGGAGGAACGAACGGATCCGGCCGATCACCTTCAATGCATGGCGTCACGGCGGCGACGATATCAAGCGGGCTTTGCTCCGACACGTATACCTGGAGCTCGGCGGTTCCGAGGAGGACCTGTACGATCATCTCTTCCGTTCGAAGACGCGTACATCTCTCGAAAAGCGTACCGCGTACGATTTCTTCATGGACGTGTGGGATCGGTATGCGGTCGGTCCCGCTCAGATCGCCGCCATCTTCCTCGTTGTCATCGGAGCGTTGTTCGCGCTCAATTCGTTAGGCTTCTTCCCCGATGCAAATCTTAAGGCTCTCGCCGCCATTGTTGCAGTCGTATCAATCCCCGTTCTCGCGAAGATACTCTTCGATCCACGTCGGGAGCCCGTTCGGAGGTACACGAACGTCACGCGCGTGGAAGCGCCGCGGGCATCCGCAGAGCAGTACGAGGATGTACTCCGGGAGCAGCTCCGTCATTATAAAGAGGGACCTGGTAAAAAGGTCGAACGCTTGGTGATTTTTGTGGACGATCTGGACCGGCTGTCTGCGGAGGAAATGGTTAGCGGGCTGGATGCGGTGCGTTGCTTTATGGAGATACCTACCGACCTTCTTCCAAAAGGATTCGGAATAGTCTTTGTGATCTCCTGCGATGAGGAACGGATCGCGGAGGCACTGGGCAGGAGAAAACGCTCCGACAGCAAGGATCTGCCTGGCGCAATCTTCAACCGTTCCGATGCGCGAAGGTATCTCGATCGCATTTTTCAGTTCCGCTTGGAAATCCCGCAGTTCGCGAAGCAGGACATGCGCTCGTACGGCCTCTCGCTCTTCCGTACGCACCTGAGTGACCTTGCGACCAAGTTGGAGCAACGCGGCGTCCACCTTGAGGACGTTATTGCGAGATTGGTGCACATGGGAGTTGGAAGCCCCCGGAACGCGCTCCAATTGCTGAATGCATACGCGCAGTCGTGGTGGGTTGCGGAGCGGCGCGAACGTGATGGAGCTGGGACCGACATCCTCGGTGGCTTGGAGGGCGGCGTCGTAACCGGGAATCCAATCGCACTCGCGGCTATCTGTGCCCTACGTGTGGACTTCCCCGATTTTTACGATGGTCTGGAGCGGGAGCCTCGCTTGATCACCGGATTCACTCAGGTGTTCATCCACGCGCAATCGATTCAGGATCAGCCGGAGACGGTGCGGGAGCTTCTGGCATCGTACGCTGAAACCGGGGGCGAAGCTGGGCACTTGGTGGTGCGGGCAGAACATCGGGCGCTACGGCAGTTCCTCTCAAGTCTAGTCGGACTTCAATGGCCTAACACGATCCGTCCCCTTCTGTCACTTTCGCAGGATCCGATCGCCCGTCGCTACGGCGACGATGCGCCTCGGATCTACGAAGCGTTCGTGTCTGGTGATCCTGCGGGTGTGCTGGAGGCGCTCGGGCTTGCTCATGACCGGCGCTCACTGGATGCAAAGGCGGTTCGTCTAATTCGTGACTTCGTAGAGGAACTGCATCGCGAGTCCAGGGTGGCGCAGGAGAACGCATACGCGACCCTCGCCGAACTCGCGGAGCGTTTACCGTCCGAAGAAGCCAGACTGCTGCTCACACCCCTGTCACGCTCACTTGAGAATTCCGATACTCTCCGTGAGCGTATTCCAGTAGCAAAGGCATCGATGGTCGCGGATGCGCTGCTGCCGGCCGACCGGCGCAGACTCACTGGCGCCTACATTCGAGATCTGCTGCTCCCCAATGGTGATTTGCAGCTGCGCGTACGAAACGGGCGAAAGCTCACGCTTGATGAGGCGGTCACTACGGTTCGGGAGGCCGTTGATTTTGCGCTCGTGACCTTTCGTCGGGACGGTCTGGAAGACGCGGATCGAGAGCACCTGTTGAACTGGCTCGAGGTTCGGCACGTCAGCGTGGATGGCCAGGGGTATGAATTCGAATTCGAGGATCTCGAGGCGTGGATTGCGTCGGCGGAAGCGCCGCTCCTCGCGGTTTGGGGTCCCACGTACACCGAGTTGCTGATACGTCATCTTAAAGCAAGTCCGGCTGCATCTTGGAAGCCTGCCTTTCAGGCTCGGGCTGAGCGCGTCTTTGCCGAAATGCTCGACGGTCCGGAGGCGTCGCAAGCCACGCTCTGGGAGCAGATGTCTTCCTTGCTCGACGTCAGAAATGCCGATGCCGTACAATACGCGTGGACCTTTACCAGGGACCGCGTTCGGCACGCCGATGATCGGGCACTCGCCTCCTGCATGATCAGTCTTGCACGGCGACTCACCCGAGAAATGAACGAACCGGAGGATTGGAGTCTCGACTGGAAGGAAGGTGCGGAGGTTCTGCTGTCCCTTGTGGGTACCCAACGGAACGTGATGGATGAGGGGTTCCTCACAGATTTTGAGGAGCTGATCCTCGTTTGGTCAGGGAACGTCTCCACCGCAATCTTCGCGGTTCGGGCGATTGATCTCGTTCCAGCACCGGTCCGTGCTCGGATCAGAGACGAGTGGGCCAACCGCGCGATGGAGTCGCTTCCGCTCCCGTGCGTGCGGTGGGTCGCTGAACATTTCGATGATCTGTCGACGGATAAAGCGACGGCGGTCAGCACCGCGCTTACCGCACTTCTGAAGCCGGGCGGAATGGATGCTGAAGAGTTCGAGCACTACAGCACGTTCATGCGCGCGCTCCCGTGGAAGCATCTGCTTGCGACACCAATTTCGAATCACGTCAGCCGAGCCCTCGCCAGGATGCATCAATCCCCCGCGACGGCGCCGCTCGCTGTCCAGGTCTTCGAAGTAGTTGCGGCTATGATGCGCAGGGATCCGGTGCCGGGGGCAGCACCCGCGCTGGAGCAAACCTTTGCCATGTTGGCCCAGAACAACCTTGGGACGGCCCTGTTCCACTCCAAGATGGTAGATGCTTGGCCCAAGACCGGGGGCGACTACGGGGATTATGACCCCGGCCGCATCTTCGATTGGGGCGTAGCGTGCGGGACGCGCGACCCCGATGTGGAGAACGTGGGGGCGCTCCTTGCATCACTCCAATCGATGGTGGAGCGCGGAGTTGTGCCGAGAGATCGTGTGCCGTCTCTGCTGGAACTTGCTGGTGCAGTTTGGCCGAACGCACGCACCGAGGCGCGCGATGTGATGTTGGCTTTCCGCGAGATCGCGTCCGCCGTGGCACTCGCATCGCTGGCGGACTCGATTGACCCTGCCGATTCGCTCGCGATGGATGATCTTCGCAGGGTCTGGGCCCACGCAGCTGCCGAGTGCTCGATTTCAACGGAGCGCGCGGTGGCGGCCTCCATTCTAGCAGAGTCAGCACGAATGGCCGGAGGATTCCCGCAAGGGGACTGGGCACTATGGCTCTGGATTGAGGTCAACGAGGATCAGGCACGACTTCTCTCCGACCTGTTGTTCGATAATGCGCTGAACGACGCGCAACGACTGCGTGTATGGGCTCAGATCACCACGCGGTCGGAGCAGCTTGGACCTGGATTCTTCGGTCGAGTCTTGGTCCCGATTTTGAGTCGGTCCGATCTCCCGAAGACCACACGCGCGGTGCTGGAGAGTGCTCCGACAATCACGGCGCTACTCCCTCGACTAGCCGACAGGAACTCGCTCGCGAGAACTCTCCTCGCCGGCTTCCCGGATTATCCTCTGGACAGCACCGCCGGTGGGGTGATTGAGTGGATCAAGGCAATGGGAGCTGGGTCGGTCGTGAAGGATAATATGATAGAGGAATTCCCCGAGCATGTACGAGAGCGCTTGCGCACATCATTCGCGCGCAAGGCGCAACGGGGAAAAACCGGTAGGTGA
- the argR gene encoding arginine repressor: protein MKPQRHAAILELVRDRRVSSQEVLRDFLAERGFEVAQATLSRDIRELGLVKVPDENGGSTYTLPPGVTDPTPTLARLLPSLYLGSDGVGNLLVVKTMVGGAQPIAVGIDWEEWPEVLGTVAGDDTILVILRDAAHLDAIVRRIEEIAGV, encoded by the coding sequence ATGAAGCCCCAGCGCCACGCAGCCATCCTGGAGCTGGTCCGCGACCGCCGCGTTTCGTCGCAGGAGGTCCTTCGCGACTTCCTGGCGGAGCGAGGCTTCGAGGTGGCGCAGGCCACCCTGTCGCGCGACATCCGCGAGCTGGGGCTGGTCAAGGTGCCCGACGAGAACGGCGGCTCCACCTACACCCTCCCGCCCGGCGTCACCGACCCCACCCCGACCCTCGCCCGCCTCCTCCCATCGCTCTACCTGGGATCGGACGGCGTGGGGAACCTCCTCGTGGTCAAGACGATGGTCGGCGGCGCGCAACCCATTGCGGTGGGGATCGACTGGGAGGAGTGGCCCGAGGTCCTCGGCACCGTCGCCGGCGACGACACCATCCTCGTCATACTCCGCGACGCCGCGCACCTCGACGCCATCGTACGCCGCATCGAAGAAATCGCCGGCGTCTAG
- a CDS encoding TonB-dependent receptor, with amino-acid sequence MTSSTSARIVRMTLSAIACAMATAGAAHAQRGTVAGTVTDSASGAPLGGVAVRVAGAQAGTVTRAEGTYRLLLASGSYQLVVSRVGYATARVPVTIAAGETATRDVRLATAATALEGIVAVGTRRPDRVATETPVPVDVVTAADIEATGLTETSQIIQRLAPSVNFPRATIADGTDHIRPATLRGLAPDQALVLVNGKRRHATALVNVNGTVGRGSTSVDLNAIPASVIERIEILREGAAAQYGSDAIAGVINIVLKSGAERELMSSVGRTTEGDGQVVQVGGNAGLEVAGGSLMLGAEFRDRGFTNRSREDLRPQYFAGDPREATVNRLNHRQGDADTRDYGAFLNGVVPIRAGTAELYAFGGVTRREGEAAGFFRRANDVRTVRAIHPDGFLPMITSDILDASAAAGVRGTVAGFRYDLSGVYGSNSFDYGVENSNNVSMGTASPTSFHAGVLNFNQMTANLDLVRSFAAGSFPEPVSVAFGAEYRRDGYGIEAGDTASYVNGGVRVLDGPSAGSIAAVGAQVFPGFRPSDAKDVSRSSVAGYVDVEVTPVQALLVTFAARAENFTDFGSTLDGRVAARVEPVEGFAIRGSVGTGFRAPSLQQQYFSSTATNFIGGVPFDIRTFPVESGEAKVLGAEPLRPEESVNYSLGLAVTPSRDLSVTVDAYQIDIDDRIVFSENFTGARVQQLFRDAGFAGVTGGRFFTNAIDTRTRGIDVVGQYAYRFGRINQLRVVAGANFTETEVLTKVVKTPAALAGFEETLFGRVERGRIEYGQPRNSVNLSLNYTRDRLGVNFNNRRFGEVSVFGAIDPDTATGAAALRTLDQTFDAEWITDLDVSYRFRNGLTLAVGANNLFDVYPEENFQRTDAERATGAQDNSNAGIFPYNGVSPFGFNGAFYYVRFNLRP; translated from the coding sequence GTGACATCCTCCACATCCGCGCGCATCGTGCGCATGACCCTTTCCGCCATTGCCTGCGCCATGGCCACGGCCGGCGCGGCCCACGCCCAGCGGGGCACCGTCGCCGGAACGGTGACCGACTCGGCCAGCGGCGCTCCGCTCGGCGGAGTGGCCGTGCGCGTCGCGGGCGCGCAGGCGGGGACGGTGACGCGCGCCGAGGGGACGTACCGGCTCCTGCTCGCCTCCGGGTCGTACCAGCTCGTGGTGAGCCGCGTGGGCTACGCCACCGCGCGCGTGCCGGTGACGATCGCGGCGGGGGAGACGGCCACGCGCGACGTGCGACTCGCCACCGCCGCGACGGCGCTGGAGGGGATCGTCGCGGTCGGCACGCGGCGGCCGGACCGCGTGGCGACGGAGACGCCGGTGCCGGTGGACGTGGTGACCGCCGCCGACATCGAGGCGACGGGGCTCACCGAGACGAGCCAGATCATCCAGCGGCTCGCGCCCAGCGTCAACTTCCCGCGCGCCACCATCGCGGACGGCACGGACCACATCCGCCCCGCCACGCTGCGCGGCTTGGCGCCGGATCAGGCGCTGGTGCTGGTGAACGGAAAGCGGCGCCACGCCACGGCGCTGGTGAACGTCAACGGCACCGTGGGGCGCGGCAGCACCTCGGTGGACCTGAACGCCATCCCGGCAAGCGTCATCGAGCGCATCGAGATCCTGCGCGAGGGCGCGGCGGCGCAGTACGGCTCGGACGCCATCGCGGGGGTGATCAACATCGTCCTCAAGAGCGGCGCCGAGCGCGAGCTGATGTCCAGCGTGGGCCGCACCACCGAGGGCGACGGGCAGGTTGTGCAGGTGGGCGGCAACGCGGGGTTGGAGGTCGCCGGAGGGTCGCTGATGCTGGGCGCCGAGTTCCGCGACCGTGGCTTCACCAACCGCAGCCGCGAGGACCTGCGCCCGCAGTACTTCGCCGGAGACCCCCGCGAGGCCACCGTCAACCGCCTCAACCATCGCCAGGGCGACGCCGACACGCGCGACTACGGCGCCTTCCTGAACGGCGTGGTGCCGATCCGCGCGGGCACGGCCGAGCTGTACGCGTTCGGCGGCGTGACGCGGCGCGAGGGGGAGGCGGCGGGCTTCTTTCGCCGCGCCAACGACGTGCGCACGGTGCGGGCGATCCACCCCGACGGCTTCCTTCCGATGATCACCTCGGACATCCTGGACGCATCCGCCGCGGCGGGGGTGCGGGGGACGGTGGCGGGCTTCCGCTACGACCTGAGCGGGGTGTACGGGAGCAACTCGTTCGACTACGGGGTGGAGAACTCCAACAACGTGTCGATGGGCACCGCGAGCCCCACCTCGTTCCACGCGGGAGTGCTCAACTTCAACCAGATGACCGCCAACCTGGACCTGGTGAGGAGCTTCGCGGCGGGGAGCTTTCCGGAGCCGGTGAGCGTGGCCTTCGGCGCGGAGTACCGGCGCGACGGCTACGGGATCGAGGCGGGCGACACGGCCTCGTACGTGAACGGCGGGGTGCGGGTGCTGGACGGGCCCAGCGCCGGCTCCATCGCGGCGGTGGGCGCGCAGGTGTTCCCCGGCTTCCGCCCGTCGGACGCCAAGGACGTCTCGCGCAGCAGCGTGGCGGGATACGTGGACGTGGAGGTGACGCCCGTTCAGGCGCTGCTGGTGACGTTCGCGGCGCGCGCGGAGAACTTCACCGACTTCGGCTCCACGCTGGACGGGCGCGTGGCGGCGCGGGTCGAGCCGGTGGAAGGGTTCGCCATCCGCGGGTCGGTGGGCACGGGCTTCCGTGCTCCCTCGCTGCAGCAGCAGTACTTCTCCAGCACGGCCACCAACTTCATCGGCGGCGTGCCCTTTGACATCCGCACCTTCCCGGTGGAGAGCGGCGAGGCAAAGGTGCTGGGCGCGGAGCCGCTGCGGCCGGAGGAGTCGGTCAACTACAGCCTGGGCCTTGCCGTCACGCCCAGCCGCGACCTGTCGGTTACGGTGGATGCGTACCAGATCGACATCGACGACCGCATCGTCTTCTCCGAGAACTTCACGGGCGCGCGCGTGCAGCAGCTCTTCCGCGACGCCGGCTTCGCGGGGGTAACGGGCGGGCGCTTCTTCACCAACGCCATCGACACGCGCACGCGCGGCATCGACGTGGTGGGGCAGTACGCGTATCGCTTCGGGCGCATCAACCAGCTGCGCGTGGTGGCGGGCGCCAACTTTACCGAGACGGAGGTGCTCACAAAGGTGGTGAAGACGCCCGCGGCGCTGGCGGGCTTCGAGGAGACGCTCTTTGGGCGGGTGGAGCGCGGGCGCATCGAGTACGGCCAGCCGCGCAACAGCGTCAACCTGAGCCTGAACTACACGCGCGACCGGCTCGGCGTAAACTTCAACAACCGCCGCTTCGGCGAGGTCTCCGTCTTCGGAGCCATCGACCCGGACACGGCGACGGGCGCCGCCGCGCTGCGCACGCTGGACCAGACGTTCGACGCGGAGTGGATCACCGACCTGGACGTGTCGTACCGCTTCCGCAACGGCCTTACGCTGGCGGTGGGCGCCAACAACCTGTTCGACGTGTACCCCGAGGAGAACTTCCAGCGCACAGACGCCGAGCGGGCCACTGGGGCGCAGGACAACTCCAATGCGGGGATCTTTCCGTACAACGGGGTCTCGCCGTTCGGATTCAACGGGGCGTTCTACTACGTGAGGTTCAACTTGCGGCCATAG
- a CDS encoding alkaline phosphatase family protein, which produces MKLKRIASLAAAGWLATVPAAAQQQPAAPARRPTLVVLITVDQLRPDYFTRWPGQLTGGLARLYDGGAVFTRAYQDHAVTETAPGHASTLSGRFPRSTGIVQNVAGVGDPQAPLLAGSTMAGASPFRFRGSTLTDWLRFKDPRTRALSVSRKDRGAILPLGRAQQQVYWWGYNGAFTTSTWYADTLPTWVRRYNASRPVQRFAGKAWTPLLPASSYTERDSVPAENGGRDYTFPHVLSANPDTAGRTIVEFPWMDDLTMELALAGLRELKLGQGPQTDVFAVSFSTTDAVGHRYGPDSREIHDQVVRLDRMLGVFLDSLYAGRDPASVVIALTADHGVASIPKVRHPADATRYHANLGAFTRWLGAEARRMGVDSAAFHFDDGMVAYDPDAFLRAGRDPAALLPEAMTRFVAWARRQPGVMHARLVKDLPRDSATNPVSRRWVHMLPPDLPVAAVVTLLPEHVWGIATFAQHGTPHDYDAHVPVIFYGAMIRPGKYDRFARVVDIAPTLARIVGVRPTEALDGRVLVEALR; this is translated from the coding sequence ATGAAGCTCAAAAGAATCGCATCGCTGGCCGCCGCCGGGTGGCTGGCCACCGTGCCCGCCGCGGCGCAGCAGCAGCCCGCCGCCCCCGCGCGCCGCCCGACGCTGGTGGTGCTCATCACCGTTGACCAGCTCCGCCCCGATTACTTCACGCGCTGGCCGGGACAGCTCACCGGCGGGCTGGCGCGTCTGTACGACGGGGGCGCCGTCTTCACCCGGGCGTACCAGGACCACGCCGTCACCGAGACGGCGCCGGGGCACGCAAGCACGCTTTCGGGGCGCTTCCCGCGGAGCACCGGGATCGTGCAGAACGTGGCCGGCGTGGGCGACCCGCAGGCGCCGCTCCTGGCCGGGAGCACCATGGCGGGCGCGTCGCCCTTTCGCTTCCGCGGGAGCACGCTGACCGACTGGCTGCGCTTCAAAGACCCACGCACGCGCGCCCTCTCGGTGTCGCGGAAGGACCGCGGGGCGATCCTTCCGCTGGGACGCGCGCAGCAGCAGGTCTACTGGTGGGGCTACAACGGCGCCTTCACCACCAGCACCTGGTACGCAGACACGCTTCCCACCTGGGTGCGGCGCTACAACGCATCTCGGCCGGTGCAGCGGTTTGCGGGTAAGGCGTGGACGCCGCTCCTCCCCGCATCGTCGTACACGGAGCGGGACAGCGTTCCCGCGGAGAACGGCGGGCGCGACTACACCTTTCCGCACGTCCTTTCCGCGAATCCGGACACGGCGGGGCGCACCATCGTCGAGTTTCCCTGGATGGATGATCTCACGATGGAGCTGGCGCTGGCCGGCCTGCGCGAGCTGAAGCTGGGGCAGGGGCCGCAGACCGACGTCTTCGCGGTGTCGTTCTCCACGACGGACGCGGTGGGGCATCGCTACGGCCCGGACTCGCGCGAGATCCACGACCAGGTGGTGCGGCTGGACCGGATGCTGGGGGTGTTCCTCGACTCGCTGTACGCCGGCCGCGATCCGGCGAGCGTGGTGATCGCGCTGACCGCGGACCACGGCGTGGCGTCCATCCCCAAGGTGCGCCACCCCGCCGACGCCACGCGCTACCACGCGAACCTCGGCGCCTTCACCCGCTGGCTGGGCGCCGAGGCGCGGCGGATGGGTGTGGACAGCGCCGCCTTCCATTTCGACGACGGGATGGTGGCGTACGACCCCGACGCCTTCCTCCGCGCCGGGCGCGACCCGGCCGCGCTGCTCCCGGAGGCGATGACGCGCTTCGTGGCGTGGGCGCGCCGGCAGCCGGGGGTGATGCACGCCAGACTCGTGAAGGACCTCCCGCGCGACTCGGCAACCAACCCGGTGTCGCGCCGGTGGGTGCACATGCTTCCACCCGACCTTCCCGTGGCCGCCGTCGTCACGCTGCTGCCGGAGCACGTGTGGGGGATCGCGACGTTCGCGCAGCACGGCACGCCGCACGACTACGACGCGCACGTGCCGGTGATCTTTTACGGAGCCATGATCCGCCCCGGAAAGTACGATCGCTTCGCCCGCGTGGTGGACATCGCGCCGACGCTGGCGCGCATCGTGGGCGTGCGGCCGACGGAGGCGCTGGATGGGCGGGTGCTGGTGGAGGCGCTGAGGTAG